A section of the Primulina eburnea isolate SZY01 chromosome 1, ASM2296580v1, whole genome shotgun sequence genome encodes:
- the LOC140803365 gene encoding uncharacterized protein, with product MDPHMAGLSLIDDEDDEIAFDPNTLQIADEANELCLVGSFLTEKQINLNIMKQRLSSIWRPGKGVTIRDIGFKRFIFQFYHSVDLQRILEGGPWTFDNNFLLLHHLKREEQPLQVPLRHLNFWTQIHDLPFGYMSEAVGKQLGSYMGTFLEYDSNNNKGPWRPYMRIRVAIDVQNPLKRCKKIGKSNGESFLVSFKYEKLGSFCFLCGRLGHIEKFCDKLFNMTHDMVKGIGAYGFERTTREHITWGRTNGYEKMSPPELRLTQLAQR from the coding sequence ATGGATCCACATATGGCTGGATTATCCCTAATTGACGACGAAGATGATGAAATTGCTTTTGATCCGAATACCCTACAAATAGCAGACGAGGCAAACGAGCTATGCTTAGTGGGGAGCTTCCTGACAGAAAAGCAAATCAATTTGAATATCATGAAACAACGATTATCTTCCATCTGGAGGCCAGGTAAAGGTGTCACTATCAGAGATATTGGATTCAAAAGGTTTATTTTCCAGTTCTATCATTCGGTGGACTTGCAAAGGATATTGGAAGGAGGACCCTGGACCTTTGACAATAACTTTCTTCTCCTACACCATCTGAAAAGAGAGGAACAACCACTACAGGTTCCACTACGCCATCTCAACTTCTGGACCCAAATTCACGACTTACCGTTTGGATACATGTCTGAAGCCGTGGGCAAGCAATTGGGATCTTACATGGGAACTTTCCTGGAATATGACAGCAACAATAACAAAGGACCGTGGAGGCCTTACATGCGCATACGAGTAGCCATCGACGTCCAAAACCCACTAAAACGATGCAAGAAAATAGGAAAATCAAATGGTGAGAGTTTCCTCGTAAGTTTTAAATATGAAAAGCTTGgctctttttgttttttgtgcGGTCGTTTGGGACATATAGAGAAATTCTGTGACAAACTCTTCAACATGACTCATGATATGGTAAAAGGAATTGGGGCATATGGCTTCGAGCGCACGACAAGAGAACACATAACCTGGGGGAGAACAAATGGCTACGAGAAGATGAGCCCACCGGAGCTCCGGCTAACACAGTTGGCACAACGATAG